GGCGAGCCGTTTGAAAACCCAGCTGGTCAATCTCGTTGGACTCGAGCTTGTATCGTCCTTGCTGATACGCCTGAAAGGTACTATCCAGCTTATTTTGACGAAGCGAGGACCATTCAATGCAAATCTGCTCGGGGCGGAAGGCAACGAGTTTCGCCACCACAGCCTGCACTTGCGACTGACGCTGGGCCGAAGTCAGGTCTACCGCGGCGTTCTTGTACATATCCGTGGTGGAGGGCGTGAAGTGCATGGTACCTAGCAGCATAATCTTGGTGCGCGGCTTCGCAGCAGGCGTTTGCGCAGTGGCAGTTAGGGTTAGCAAGACCAGTAACCACGTCAGCAGGATAGGTTGAAAGTGTTTCATGGAGCAGGGAAAAGAGAAGTTGGAATAGCACGCTGGCAAGCAGGCCTAGGTAGCCAGTATCAGCACAATAGATTCTTGCAGCGGCTCTACAGTTGCCTGATCCTTACTACGCCCCCTCCTACTTTGCGACTATACCAGCAAAATACCCGTGGCTGCCCGGCTATTTTGCTAGGTAATTCGACCTCAGCAGCTAGGTTTTCGTATTGCCCTATCAACCTTCAACTCTCGCTGATCCTGTTATTTATGGAAAAAGTAGCCCATGGCGTCACTCAGCTGACCATTCAGCGCTTTGTCAACGTGTACTTTGTAGAGCCCGATACCGCTGGTAAATGGGTGCTCATCGATACGGGCCTGCCTGGCAGCGCCAAAACCATCATTGCCGCCGCCGACGAGCTGTTCTACCCCGGTAGCCACCCCGAAGCCATCCTGCTCACCCACGGCCATATGGACCACGCTGGCTCGGCGCAGGAGCTAGCCGAACACTGGAAAGTGCCCATCATTGTCCATCCCGCCGAACTTCCTTTCCTCACTGGCAAAGCCGTGTACCCACCCGCCGACCCCACGGTAGAGAATGGTGGTTCCCTCGCTTTCGTGAGCCGCTTCTTTCCACCCCAATCGTTCCAACTCACTGATTATGTGCAGACCCTGCCCGAAGATTCGGAGCCGCCCTTTATGCCGGGCTGGCAATGGCTGCACGTGCCGGGTCACGCGCCGGGCCAAGTAGCCTTCTTCCACCCCTCCGACAAAACCTTGCTCGGCGCCGATGCCTTCGCCACGGCCAACCATGAGTCGGTGCCCTCGCTGCTGCTACAAAAGCCGCAGATCAGCGTGGCCGGCTCCCCTTTCAACTACGATTGGGAGGCGGTGCACGCTTCGGTAGTGGAGCTAGCCAACCTAGAGCCGCAGGCCATTGGTTGCGGCCACGGCCCAGTCATCAAAGGGCCAGAAGCCGCTGCTGGCTTAACGGCCTTGGCTCGCAATTTCCCCACGCCCAAGCATGGCCGCTACGTATCGGAGCCGGCGCGCATCGATGCTGATGGCGTGCAGTACTTACCACCCGTCCCCCAGGACAAGCTGCCGCAGCAAGCCGCCATCGTGGGTGCGGCCACCGTGGCGCTGATCGTTACGGCCGCCGTGCTAATGAACAACAAGAAGAAAAGCGGCAGCAAACCCGCTTATACCAACGTCCAACACGGCTTCACACGCCTCACCCAAACGGGTCGCGAAGAGCGTGGCGTGAAAGAAATCGAATACGACGAAGAGTAGCGAATACCTGATTAGAGGAGTAACTGAGTAATGGTGTCCAACTACTTACTCAGTTACTCCTTTTTCTTTAGTCATCATCACCGCCTTGGCCTTTGCCCATTTCTGCGCTGATGAAGTAAGCACCGCGGCGCACCAGTTGCGTGGTATCAGCGATGGGCTCTAGGGGGGTGATGGCTATGTCGCCGTCGATGGTGGAACCGGTGCGCACTTTCACCCGGCGGAAAGTAGCGCGGCCATTGTCGGCTTGCTGCGTACGCGCGAAGGCGTAGCTGAACTCACCAGCTTGTACCAGCGCATCTTCGGGCAAGGTCCGCTGACGGGCACCAGCCGTCTGAATGCGGGCCGCCACAAACTGACCCGGCAGCAAATCAGAGCGTTCGGGCTCTAGGTGGGCATGCACGCGCACGGTGCGGGCCTCGTCGTCAAAGGCTTTCCCAACTAAAAACACGCGGGCTTTGAATTGCTCATCTGTGCCACGGTTTTGCACCGTGAATAAAATGGGCTGCCCCACGCCTACTTTGGCCACATCCTTCTCGAACACCTTCAGCTCTAGGTGCAAATCGTCGCGGTTTATGATTTCTACCAGCACGTCCTGCGGGTTCACGTACTGACCCGGATTGATATTAACGGCCTTCACCGTGCCGCTGATGGGCGTTGTGAGCGATACGCTGCTGGCAATGTACCCTGTGTTGAGCCGCTCCACCGACAGGCCTAGCAGGCGAACTTGGGCAGCCAATGAGCGTTCAGCGGCTTGTTCGCTAGCATAATCGGCGCGGGCTTGTTGAAGTTTGCGCTTCGCGCCTACATCTTCAGCATCAAGTACTTGCTGACGTTGTAGCTCTTCCTTTAGGAACTGAACCCGCGCCCGAGTCTGCAAGTACTCCTGCTGAAGCTTGAGGTAATCGGGGTGGCGCAGCACCGCTACGGTGGCACCCGCCTTGATGGGTTGGCCGGGCAATGTATTGACAACTTGCACGTAGCCGCCCATCATGGCACTGATGGAAACCCGGTTCTGAGGAGGCACTTCAATGGAGCCGTTGGCCTGCACTTCGGTGGTCATGTTTTGCCACTGAAAACCACCTACTTCAATGCCCGCGGCCCGCTGCTGAGCAGCTGAAAGCTGAATTTGATCAGGGTTGGTGGCCGGGGCTGCGGCGGGTGCTTTAGCAGCCTCAGGCTGCGCAGCTATGCTGTCGGGCGACGAGCAACTGGCTAGCCCCAGTGTCGCACCAAGCAGCACCGCAGCAGATAATTGACTGGATATAACGAACAAGTTCTTCATGAAAGCAATTGCTGTGCGCTAATGAGCAACAGACGACACTTAGCTCATTGACTATCGACACTTGCCAAAGTCTGCAAGCTGATTACCAAATCGTTGTACTGCCGCACCTGCCCTAGGTAGTTCTCCTGAATCTGCCAGGCCGGCTCGGTGTTCACCACATACTCTACGTACTCGATGTCGCCCGCGCGGTATGTTTTTTCGGCAGTATCCAAGATCAGACGGGCCTGTGGCAAGGCGCTTTGCTCGTAGTAGCGCAACGAGGCCTGTGCCCGCCGAAGCTGCTGGAGCAGAGCGCGTCGCTCGCTGGCAAGCTGGGTAGTGGCGTAGGTGAGTTGACCTTCAGCCACTTGCTGCCCGATGCGCGCCGATGATATGCGCGCCTTTTGCACCCCGCCAATCAGCGGCACGGCTAGCCCTAGTTGCGCGACTTGGTACCCATTCACCCGGTTGATACTCTGTACAAAGTAACCAGCGCGCAAATCCGGCAAACGCCGCAGCTGCTCCACGCGTAGCTGCTGCTGACTCACCGTAGCCTGCTGACGCAGCAGCCCCAGCGTGGGGTTGGTGTCAGGCGACAAGGCGGCGGTATCGGTGGGCGCGAGAGCAACGACCAACGCCGCGGCGGTATCTACGGCCACGGGCGCGCCGGTGCCGAGCAGCTGCCCTAGCTGCTGGCGCTGCACTCCTAGGTCGGAGATGAGCGTAAGCAAGCGGTTTTCCACTTCTTGCAGCCGAGCCTCTGCTGACACTTGCGCCAGCCGATTGGTTTCGCCCACTTGGTAACGGACGCGGGCCGCGCGGGCCGCACGACGGTACAAGCTGTCTTGGCGCCGCAGCAGCGCAACGCGGCGGTAACTTACCAGCACCTGGTAGTAGTTGCTCCGGATGGCTTGCGTCAGCTCGCGGCGCCGAATGCGGGCTTGCTGCTCGGCCGTGAGGGTTTGACCTTCTAGCAAGCGTCGTTGGGCGGCATATAGGGCAGGAAAGGCCGCTTGCTGAATAACGTTGAAGCTGCGGTCGTTCAGCGGCCCCGAGATTTGCCCATACTGAAAGTCGACCGTGGTGCGCGGCAGGTCGTTGCCGGAGCGAACGAGGGCACGCGCCTGCTCGGTCTGGAGGGCCGCCGTTTGCAACGACAGATTTTGCCCTAGCCCCGTTTGCAGCGCCTGCTGAAGCGATAAAGTGCCCGAAGAGGGTTGGCCGGCGGTGGAGGGCAACGTATTTTGTGCGTGCGCCGTTTGCAGCAAGCTACCTGCGGTGAGGAGCAAGGCAATCATGGTGAAGGCTGGCGCGGAGCTAGGGGCACCCGTTTCGGCCGCATCCTTATCCCGTTGGGTTTTACGGGCAGCATCCACAGGGTTCGGCTCGCCATCTTTGGTGAACAGCGTGTAGAGCACCGGCAGCACCAGCAACGTGAGCAGGGTAGCCGAAATCAACCCGCCAATAACCACTGTGGCGAGCGGCTTCTGCACCTCCGCTCCCGCCGACGTAGATAGCGCCATGGGCAGGAAGCCCAACGACGCCACCGATGCGGTAAGCAACACCGGCCGGAAGCGCTCGGCTGTGGCGCGTAGCACCCTGTCAGTCACTTTCTCTACGCCCTCCGCCGCTAGCTCATTTA
This Hymenobacter sp. GOD-10R DNA region includes the following protein-coding sequences:
- a CDS encoding MBL fold metallo-hydrolase; this translates as MEKVAHGVTQLTIQRFVNVYFVEPDTAGKWVLIDTGLPGSAKTIIAAADELFYPGSHPEAILLTHGHMDHAGSAQELAEHWKVPIIVHPAELPFLTGKAVYPPADPTVENGGSLAFVSRFFPPQSFQLTDYVQTLPEDSEPPFMPGWQWLHVPGHAPGQVAFFHPSDKTLLGADAFATANHESVPSLLLQKPQISVAGSPFNYDWEAVHASVVELANLEPQAIGCGHGPVIKGPEAAAGLTALARNFPTPKHGRYVSEPARIDADGVQYLPPVPQDKLPQQAAIVGAATVALIVTAAVLMNNKKKSGSKPAYTNVQHGFTRLTQTGREERGVKEIEYDEE
- a CDS encoding efflux RND transporter periplasmic adaptor subunit: MKNLFVISSQLSAAVLLGATLGLASCSSPDSIAAQPEAAKAPAAAPATNPDQIQLSAAQQRAAGIEVGGFQWQNMTTEVQANGSIEVPPQNRVSISAMMGGYVQVVNTLPGQPIKAGATVAVLRHPDYLKLQQEYLQTRARVQFLKEELQRQQVLDAEDVGAKRKLQQARADYASEQAAERSLAAQVRLLGLSVERLNTGYIASSVSLTTPISGTVKAVNINPGQYVNPQDVLVEIINRDDLHLELKVFEKDVAKVGVGQPILFTVQNRGTDEQFKARVFLVGKAFDDEARTVRVHAHLEPERSDLLPGQFVAARIQTAGARQRTLPEDALVQAGEFSYAFARTQQADNGRATFRRVKVRTGSTIDGDIAITPLEPIADTTQLVRRGAYFISAEMGKGQGGDDD